The Neobacillus sp. OS1-2 genome includes a window with the following:
- the purF gene encoding amidophosphoribosyltransferase, with product MLAEIKGLNEECGIFGVFGHPDAAQLTYYGLHALQHRGQEGTGIVVSDGKKLTGVKGEGLVTEIFTAEAMSQLIGSAAIGHVRYATAGGGGYENVQPLLFHSQTGSLALAHNGNLVNATSLKHQLEAQGSIFQTSSDTEVLAHLIRRSGFHHMKEQVKNALTMLKGAYAYLIMTETELMVALDPHGLRPLSLGCLGDAYVVASETCAFDVVGAEYIRDIMPGELLIINEKGLTSERFSLSTTKAICMMEYVYFSRPDSNIQGVNVHTARKSLGKRLAMEAPIDADVVTGVPDSSISAAIGYAEAMGIPYEMGLIKNKYVGRTFIQPSQSLREQGVKMKLSPVRGVVEGKRVVMVDDSIVRGTTSRRIVSMLKDAGATEVHVVISSPPIKNPCFYGIDTSSKEELIASDKSVEDIRQLIGADSLTFLSEGGMVEALSQLGTKGFCLGCFNGNYPTEIYPDTLQYYYQKG from the coding sequence ATGCTTGCTGAAATCAAGGGATTAAATGAAGAGTGCGGCATTTTTGGTGTCTTTGGACATCCAGATGCCGCCCAATTAACCTATTATGGCCTTCACGCCCTGCAGCACCGCGGCCAGGAGGGAACTGGAATCGTTGTTTCTGATGGAAAGAAACTTACAGGCGTTAAGGGAGAAGGTCTCGTAACAGAGATTTTTACGGCAGAAGCGATGTCCCAATTAATAGGATCAGCAGCGATCGGTCATGTCCGTTATGCGACAGCAGGAGGCGGCGGCTATGAGAACGTCCAGCCGCTTTTGTTCCATTCACAAACTGGAAGCCTTGCCCTTGCCCATAATGGCAACCTTGTGAATGCTACTTCATTAAAACATCAGCTTGAAGCGCAAGGGAGTATTTTTCAAACCAGTTCAGATACAGAGGTTTTAGCCCATTTAATTAGAAGAAGCGGATTTCACCACATGAAGGAACAGGTGAAAAATGCCCTGACCATGTTAAAAGGGGCATATGCCTATTTAATTATGACGGAAACAGAACTGATGGTGGCCCTTGATCCCCATGGTCTCAGACCGCTTTCGCTTGGTTGTCTGGGTGATGCGTATGTTGTGGCCTCGGAGACATGTGCATTTGATGTGGTCGGTGCTGAATATATCCGTGATATTATGCCTGGTGAACTATTAATCATCAACGAAAAAGGGCTGACATCAGAGCGGTTTTCGCTGAGTACGACAAAAGCTATTTGTATGATGGAGTATGTTTATTTTTCAAGACCTGATAGTAATATTCAAGGAGTGAATGTCCATACTGCCCGAAAAAGCTTGGGAAAAAGACTGGCGATGGAAGCCCCAATTGATGCGGACGTTGTGACAGGGGTTCCGGATTCCAGTATTTCAGCGGCAATCGGCTATGCAGAAGCGATGGGGATCCCCTATGAAATGGGGTTAATCAAAAATAAATATGTCGGCAGGACCTTCATCCAGCCTTCCCAGTCACTTAGGGAGCAGGGGGTCAAAATGAAACTGTCTCCCGTTCGCGGAGTGGTCGAAGGAAAACGGGTGGTTATGGTCGACGACTCCATTGTCCGCGGCACAACAAGCAGAAGAATTGTTTCCATGCTGAAAGATGCCGGGGCAACAGAGGTTCACGTTGTTATCAGTTCACCTCCGATTAAAAATCCGTGTTTCTACGGTATCGATACGTCATCAAAGGAAGAATTGATTGCGTCTGACAAATCGGTTGAGGACATTCGCCAGCTAATTGGAGCGGATTCGTTAACCTTTTTAAGTGAGGGTGGCATGGTAGAGGCGCTTAGTCAGTTAGGTACAAAGGGCTTTTGTCTAGGTTGTTTTAACGGAAATTATCCTACAGAAATTTATCCAGATACACTGCAGTATTATTATCAAAAGGGGTGA
- a CDS encoding heptaprenylglyceryl phosphate synthase, whose amino-acid sequence MYDFREWRHVFKLDPNKEITDNQLEKICESGTDAVMVGGTDGVTLENVLDLMARVRRYTVPCVLEVSSIETVTPGFDLYFIPTILNSSDARWITGLHHQAVKEFGEIMDWEEFAMEGYCILNEDCKVAQLTSADANVTTDDVKAYAMMAEKMFQLPIFYLEYSGKYGDPKVVADVKKVLEKTTLFYGGGIATMEQAVEMAKHADVIVVGNAIYEDFEQALETVKSVK is encoded by the coding sequence ATGTATGATTTTCGCGAGTGGCGGCATGTGTTTAAACTCGATCCAAATAAAGAAATAACAGACAATCAATTAGAAAAAATCTGTGAATCAGGTACAGATGCAGTAATGGTAGGAGGGACGGACGGGGTGACACTCGAAAATGTCCTTGATTTAATGGCAAGAGTCCGCCGCTATACGGTCCCCTGTGTCCTTGAAGTGTCAAGCATTGAGACTGTTACACCCGGTTTTGACCTTTATTTTATCCCAACGATCTTAAATAGCAGTGATGCGAGGTGGATTACTGGGCTTCACCATCAGGCTGTAAAGGAATTTGGCGAAATCATGGATTGGGAAGAATTCGCCATGGAGGGGTATTGCATTTTAAATGAGGATTGCAAGGTGGCACAGCTGACTAGTGCCGATGCAAACGTAACAACTGATGATGTTAAGGCCTACGCGATGATGGCTGAAAAAATGTTTCAGCTGCCAATTTTTTATTTAGAATACAGCGGTAAATACGGAGATCCCAAAGTTGTAGCCGATGTGAAAAAGGTGCTTGAAAAAACAACCCTGTTTTATGGCGGTGGTATCGCCACGATGGAACAGGCTGTAGAAATGGCCAAGCATGCCGATGTAATTGTCGTCGGAAATGCCATATATGAAGATTTTGAACAAGCACTAGAAACGGTAAAATCAGTTAAATAG
- a CDS encoding YerC/YecD family TrpR-related protein, with amino-acid sequence MQINKLRGKELDQLFQAVLSLKDLEECYRFFDDLCTINEIQSLAQRLDVARMLRDGNTYHKIETETGASTATISRVKRCLNFGNDTYEMVLERVKEENSKAEEE; translated from the coding sequence ATGCAAATTAATAAATTACGGGGAAAAGAACTTGACCAATTATTTCAAGCGGTTCTTTCATTAAAGGATCTTGAAGAATGCTATCGCTTTTTTGATGATTTATGTACCATCAATGAAATCCAATCGTTAGCCCAGCGCTTAGACGTGGCAAGAATGCTGCGTGATGGAAATACGTATCATAAAATTGAAACAGAGACAGGGGCAAGCACGGCAACAATTTCCCGTGTCAAACGCTGTTTAAACTTTGGAAATGATACGTATGAAATGGTACTGGAACGTGTTAAAGAAGAAAATAGCAAAGCGGAAGAAGAATAA
- a CDS encoding DUF3048 domain-containing protein, with amino-acid sequence MKKWAVAAAAVLLLLSGCSSKETVKQTEKKEKAIEKVVEKVEEKKENPYSFPLTGIGSEEKTDGRAVAAMINNDPKARPQSGLHKADIVYELLAEGDVTRFMAVFQSEKPDNIGPVRSSRAYYIELAKGLDAFYIAHGYSEEARKMLDSNYVDNINGMVYDGTLFKRSSTRKAPHNSYITYENVLKGAAEKKYSMETSPPSFTFMSEEDSKKVTGSDAKSVAISYSRNAFSNASYEYDESLGKYKRFSGGEQTVDLDTNEPILLDNIFIIETLHQVVDEVGHKKIDLNSGGKGYLLQKGKVNEVEWANKKGRIVPVKNGEEVPFVQGKTWVNVVPTSPGLQKSVSFNGE; translated from the coding sequence ATGAAAAAATGGGCGGTTGCCGCAGCAGCTGTACTGTTACTGCTTTCAGGTTGTAGTAGTAAAGAAACTGTAAAACAAACAGAAAAGAAAGAAAAAGCGATCGAAAAAGTTGTGGAAAAAGTTGAGGAGAAGAAAGAGAATCCATATTCCTTTCCATTAACGGGTATAGGATCTGAAGAAAAAACAGACGGTAGAGCAGTAGCTGCCATGATTAATAATGATCCGAAAGCTAGACCGCAATCGGGATTGCATAAAGCAGATATCGTATATGAACTGCTTGCCGAAGGTGATGTTACGCGCTTTATGGCTGTTTTTCAAAGTGAAAAGCCTGACAATATTGGGCCTGTAAGAAGTTCAAGGGCCTATTATATTGAACTCGCCAAAGGATTGGATGCTTTTTATATTGCTCATGGCTATAGTGAGGAAGCTCGGAAAATGCTCGATAGCAATTATGTCGACAATATAAATGGAATGGTCTACGATGGCACGTTATTTAAAAGGTCTAGCACACGTAAAGCGCCACATAATTCCTATATCACGTATGAAAATGTTTTAAAAGGCGCTGCCGAAAAGAAATATTCCATGGAAACTAGCCCGCCAAGTTTTACCTTTATGTCTGAAGAAGACAGTAAAAAGGTAACGGGATCCGATGCCAAATCAGTGGCGATTTCCTATTCAAGGAATGCATTTTCCAATGCATCTTACGAGTATGATGAATCACTTGGCAAATATAAGCGTTTTTCTGGTGGCGAGCAAACGGTTGATTTAGACACAAATGAACCGATTTTGCTGGATAATATTTTTATTATCGAAACACTTCATCAAGTAGTGGATGAAGTGGGGCATAAGAAAATTGATTTAAATTCAGGTGGAAAAGGGTACTTGTTACAAAAAGGGAAGGTCAATGAAGTGGAGTGGGCGAATAAGAAGGGCAGAATTGTTCCTGTGAAAAATGGTGAAGAAGTGCCATTTGTGCAAGGAAAGACTTGGGTTAATGTCGTGCCAACAAGCCCTGGACTTCAAAAGAGCGTTTCTTTTAATGGGGAATAG
- a CDS encoding adenine deaminase C-terminal domain-containing protein has product MLEQRYRWKNKHLRMHVSVLDGKTSPSILLKNALYLNQTFRKWMRANIWIYEDRIVYVGENLPPNMETCEIIDCTNEILVPGYIEPHAHPFQLYNPLTLAAYASQFGTTTLINDNMALILHLKKREAFSLLRDLRSIPTTMFWWCRFDSQTEILNEEEIFSHSNVKTWLEHDAVLQGGELTGWPKLLDGDDMMLHWIQEAKRMRKKIEGHFPGASEKTLAKMMLLGADCDHEAMTGEEVYNRLMQGYMVSLRYSSIRPDLPQLLDDMKRLGIEAYDRLLFNTDGSSSTFYEQGMNDQMIRIAIEKGVPIIDAYNMATANIAKYYNIDHIHGMIATGRVANINFLSSIENPTPVSVLAKGKWVKRNGVQVEGAYTANSWDQYGLKPLELDWDLTTDDLQFSMPFGIKMENSVITKPYSIAIDASVDELPTSHDECFFTLMDRNGKWRINTLLKGFATTLPALASSYSNSGDIILIGKNKQDIVHAFNRMKELGGGIVMVENAEVVCEVPLNLSGIMSELPVEKLIEQEKKLLLELKERGYKFSDPIYSLAFFSATHLPYIRITQQGMYDVMNKTVLFPSIMR; this is encoded by the coding sequence ATGCTGGAACAACGCTACCGCTGGAAAAATAAACACTTACGCATGCATGTATCCGTTTTAGATGGGAAAACATCTCCATCCATCTTATTGAAAAATGCCTTGTATTTAAATCAGACATTCCGGAAATGGATGAGAGCGAATATTTGGATTTATGAAGATCGAATTGTTTATGTTGGTGAAAACTTACCTCCAAATATGGAAACCTGTGAAATCATTGATTGCACCAATGAGATCCTTGTCCCTGGATACATTGAACCGCATGCACATCCGTTTCAATTATATAATCCCCTGACATTGGCAGCTTATGCATCGCAATTTGGGACAACAACGCTGATTAATGATAACATGGCCTTGATTTTACACTTAAAAAAACGGGAAGCGTTTTCATTATTAAGAGATCTTCGTTCCATTCCTACCACAATGTTTTGGTGGTGCCGTTTTGATTCGCAAACGGAAATTTTGAATGAAGAAGAAATTTTTTCGCATAGTAATGTTAAAACGTGGCTTGAGCATGATGCTGTCCTACAGGGCGGTGAGTTGACGGGCTGGCCAAAACTGCTTGATGGCGATGATATGATGCTTCATTGGATTCAAGAGGCCAAACGGATGCGCAAGAAGATCGAAGGCCACTTTCCTGGAGCATCGGAAAAGACGTTAGCGAAAATGATGCTGTTAGGTGCGGATTGTGATCATGAAGCGATGACGGGTGAAGAGGTTTACAATCGTTTAATGCAAGGATACATGGTGTCATTACGATACTCATCCATTCGTCCTGATTTGCCGCAGCTTCTGGACGATATGAAACGATTAGGGATTGAGGCATATGATCGATTACTATTCAATACCGATGGGTCCTCTTCTACTTTTTATGAGCAGGGCATGAACGATCAAATGATACGAATTGCCATTGAAAAAGGTGTCCCGATCATTGATGCGTATAATATGGCAACGGCCAATATCGCGAAATACTACAATATTGACCATATCCATGGGATGATTGCCACTGGACGCGTTGCAAATATTAACTTTTTATCAAGCATAGAAAATCCGACGCCGGTTTCCGTTTTGGCAAAAGGAAAATGGGTAAAGCGTAATGGAGTCCAAGTGGAAGGTGCTTATACGGCAAATTCTTGGGATCAATACGGGCTTAAACCATTGGAGCTGGATTGGGATCTAACCACGGATGATTTACAATTTTCAATGCCATTTGGGATCAAGATGGAAAACTCCGTCATCACCAAACCGTATTCGATTGCTATTGATGCTTCAGTGGATGAATTACCGACCAGTCATGATGAATGCTTTTTTACCTTGATGGATCGAAATGGTAAGTGGAGAATCAATACATTGTTGAAAGGATTTGCCACCACTTTACCGGCATTGGCCAGTTCCTACTCCAATTCCGGCGATATTATTTTAATTGGAAAAAATAAGCAGGATATTGTTCATGCATTTAATAGAATGAAAGAGTTAGGCGGGGGCATTGTCATGGTAGAGAATGCCGAGGTGGTTTGCGAGGTGCCGTTAAATCTGAGCGGAATAATGTCAGAACTGCCAGTCGAAAAATTAATTGAACAAGAAAAAAAATTATTACTAGAGTTAAAAGAGAGGGGCTACAAATTTTCAGACCCAATTTATAGCCTCGCCTTCTTCTCTGCCACTCATTTGCCATACATTCGGATTACGCAGCAGGGAATGTACGATGTCATGAATAAAACAGTACTCTTTCCGTCAATAATGCGTTAA
- the purH gene encoding bifunctional phosphoribosylaminoimidazolecarboxamide formyltransferase/IMP cyclohydrolase, producing the protein MTKKRALISVSDKSGVSEFARELVNLGFEIISTGGTKKTLQEQGIAVLGVSDVTGFPEILEGRVKTLNPFIHGGLLAKQDDHSHVKQLDEHGIVPIQLVCVNLYPFQQTIEKPDVTVADAIENIDIGGPTMLRASAKNHQYVTVVVDPSDYPTVLAELAAEGSTTLETRRKLAAKVFRHTAAYDALIAGYMTDLAGEETPEKLTVTYELKQGLRYGENPHQQAAFYKKPLGSTFSIAYAEQLHGKELSYNNINDADAALQIVKEFSEPAAVAVKHMNPCGVGTGKTGYDAFSKAFAADPVSIFGGIVAFNREVDADTAAKLHEIFLEIVIAPSFSEEALAILTGKKNLRLLTISFDGGKKAERKMTTIEGGVLVQDQDRYSLVDAEITIPTKRQPTDAEWEALKLGWKVVKHVKSNAIVVTSEDMTLGIGAGQMNRVGSAEIALKQAGAKAEGAALASDAFFPMDDTVEAAAKAGITAIIQPGGSIKDADSIKKADEYGIAMVFTGVRHFKH; encoded by the coding sequence ATGACAAAAAAGCGCGCACTTATTAGTGTATCTGACAAAAGCGGTGTTAGTGAATTTGCAAGAGAATTAGTGAATCTTGGTTTTGAAATTATCTCAACCGGCGGTACGAAAAAAACGCTGCAGGAGCAAGGGATTGCTGTCCTTGGTGTTAGTGATGTTACAGGTTTTCCGGAAATATTAGAGGGACGTGTGAAAACATTAAATCCCTTTATTCATGGCGGATTGTTGGCGAAACAGGACGACCATTCACATGTAAAGCAGTTGGATGAACATGGGATTGTACCCATCCAGCTTGTCTGTGTAAATCTCTACCCCTTCCAGCAAACGATTGAAAAGCCGGACGTGACGGTTGCTGATGCCATCGAGAATATCGATATCGGCGGTCCAACCATGCTCCGTGCTTCCGCGAAAAATCATCAATATGTAACTGTGGTTGTGGATCCTTCAGATTATCCAACAGTGCTAGCGGAATTAGCAGCGGAGGGTAGTACGACGCTTGAAACAAGAAGAAAGCTAGCAGCAAAGGTATTCCGTCACACGGCTGCCTACGATGCCCTCATTGCCGGTTATATGACAGACCTTGCAGGGGAAGAAACACCAGAAAAATTAACCGTTACATATGAATTAAAGCAGGGCTTACGATACGGAGAAAATCCCCATCAACAGGCCGCTTTTTATAAAAAGCCACTTGGTTCTACATTCTCGATTGCTTATGCCGAACAGCTTCACGGCAAAGAACTTTCTTATAACAATATCAATGATGCTGATGCTGCATTGCAAATTGTGAAGGAATTTTCGGAACCAGCTGCGGTGGCGGTCAAGCATATGAACCCATGCGGTGTCGGTACAGGCAAAACAGGGTATGATGCTTTTTCCAAGGCGTTTGCCGCAGATCCTGTATCTATATTTGGGGGAATTGTTGCCTTTAATCGTGAGGTAGATGCGGACACGGCTGCTAAACTCCATGAAATTTTCTTAGAAATCGTGATTGCACCGTCTTTCTCAGAGGAAGCGTTAGCGATTTTAACAGGGAAAAAGAATCTTCGGTTGTTAACGATTTCGTTTGATGGCGGTAAAAAAGCTGAACGGAAAATGACAACGATTGAGGGCGGAGTACTTGTTCAGGATCAAGACCGTTATTCACTAGTGGATGCGGAAATTACCATTCCGACGAAGCGGCAACCGACAGATGCAGAATGGGAAGCATTAAAACTTGGCTGGAAGGTTGTCAAACATGTAAAATCGAATGCCATTGTGGTTACTAGTGAAGATATGACTCTAGGAATTGGTGCCGGTCAAATGAACCGCGTGGGTTCTGCTGAAATTGCCTTGAAGCAAGCAGGTGCAAAAGCTGAAGGCGCAGCCCTTGCGTCAGATGCATTCTTCCCAATGGATGATACCGTTGAAGCTGCAGCAAAAGCGGGAATTACGGCCATCATTCAGCCAGGCGGCTCGATTAAAGATGCGGATTCAATCAAAAAGGCAGACGAATACGGGATTGCCATGGTATTTACGGGAGTTAGACACTTTAAACATTAA
- the purN gene encoding phosphoribosylglycinamide formyltransferase, whose translation MKKIAVFASGSGSNFQAIINVIREGLLPAEISLLVCDQPRAFAIERAKANKIPCFIFSAKDYSSKAEYETEIAARLKDVDFIVLAGYMRLIGPTLLKEFEGRIVNIHPSLLPAFPGKDAIGQALTAKANWTGVTIHFVDEGMDTGPIIVQERIRIEENETRESLQKKIQLVEHKLYPSILHMLLTQGEVTNDKKARTY comes from the coding sequence ATGAAAAAGATAGCGGTGTTTGCTTCAGGCAGCGGCAGTAATTTTCAAGCGATCATTAATGTGATTCGAGAAGGGCTGCTGCCGGCAGAAATTTCCTTGTTAGTATGTGATCAACCGAGAGCTTTTGCGATTGAAAGAGCGAAAGCCAATAAAATTCCTTGTTTTATTTTTAGCGCGAAAGATTATTCAAGTAAGGCCGAATATGAGACAGAAATCGCCGCGCGGCTAAAGGATGTTGATTTCATTGTCCTTGCCGGTTATATGCGGTTGATTGGACCTACTCTATTAAAAGAGTTTGAAGGACGAATCGTCAATATCCACCCATCCTTGCTGCCGGCTTTTCCTGGTAAGGATGCGATTGGTCAGGCATTAACTGCGAAAGCAAATTGGACCGGGGTAACCATTCATTTCGTTGATGAAGGAATGGACACAGGTCCCATCATTGTCCAGGAACGAATCCGGATTGAGGAAAATGAAACAAGAGAAAGCTTACAAAAGAAGATTCAACTTGTTGAGCACAAACTTTATCCATCTATCTTACACATGCTGTTAACACAAGGAGAGGTTACGAATGACAAAAAAGCGCGCACTTATTAG
- a CDS encoding DUF2892 domain-containing protein yields the protein MNIKPNIGMLNALIRITFGFTILAWSTAKLVKHPWRDSYLFAAFCGAMKVAEGIVRYCPVTALCERCSDMIQEHNQATDSMDGMEGLDTDAIVPYNPS from the coding sequence TTGAACATAAAGCCTAATATCGGAATGTTAAACGCATTGATTCGTATTACCTTTGGGTTTACCATCCTTGCTTGGAGTACCGCGAAGCTTGTCAAACACCCGTGGAGGGATTCTTATTTATTTGCAGCGTTTTGTGGGGCGATGAAGGTTGCAGAGGGAATTGTCCGCTATTGCCCAGTAACAGCATTGTGTGAAAGATGCAGTGATATGATTCAGGAGCATAACCAGGCAACGGATTCCATGGACGGGATGGAAGGCCTGGATACCGATGCGATCGTGCCTTATAATCCTTCTTAA
- the purM gene encoding phosphoribosylformylglycinamidine cyclo-ligase, which translates to MANAYTQAGVNIEAGYEAVERMKKHVQRTKRAGVVGSLGGFGGMFDLSALGLKEPVLVSGTDGVGTKLMIAFMMDRHDTIGIDAVAMCVNDIVVQGAEPLYFLDYIACGKAIPEKIEAIVKGIADGCEQAGCALIGGETAEMPGLYREDEYDLAGFSVGACEKPQVITGENITPGDVLIGLASSGIHSNGYSLVRKVFNNWSLIEVVDELGCTLGEELLKPTKIYVKPILAALKKFQIKGMAHITGGGFIENIPRMLPAGLGAELNEKSWRIPSVFKLISEVGQIEYQEMYNIFNMGIGMVVAVDQKDAADVLAHFTELGETAYEIGVVTEQEGIEIKGFGGRR; encoded by the coding sequence ATGGCAAATGCATACACACAAGCCGGAGTAAATATCGAAGCAGGCTATGAAGCCGTTGAGCGGATGAAAAAGCATGTACAGCGAACGAAAAGAGCAGGTGTGGTTGGGAGCCTTGGCGGCTTTGGCGGCATGTTTGATCTTTCCGCTCTTGGATTAAAAGAGCCAGTTTTGGTGTCAGGCACCGATGGCGTTGGCACGAAGCTGATGATTGCGTTCATGATGGATCGTCACGATACGATTGGAATTGATGCAGTGGCGATGTGCGTGAATGATATTGTGGTCCAAGGTGCGGAGCCACTTTACTTTTTAGATTATATTGCCTGCGGCAAGGCCATTCCTGAAAAAATTGAAGCAATCGTTAAAGGGATTGCCGACGGCTGTGAACAGGCCGGCTGTGCCTTAATTGGCGGGGAAACGGCGGAAATGCCGGGCCTTTATCGTGAGGATGAGTATGATCTTGCCGGGTTTTCGGTGGGGGCTTGTGAAAAGCCGCAAGTAATAACCGGAGAAAATATTACCCCTGGTGATGTGTTGATCGGCTTAGCATCAAGCGGGATTCACAGTAATGGTTACTCACTCGTCAGAAAAGTGTTTAACAACTGGTCATTAATTGAGGTGGTTGATGAACTAGGGTGTACTTTGGGCGAGGAATTACTGAAACCGACGAAAATATATGTAAAACCGATTTTGGCGGCATTGAAAAAATTCCAAATCAAAGGAATGGCCCATATTACAGGCGGCGGATTTATTGAGAATATTCCAAGGATGCTCCCAGCTGGACTTGGCGCCGAATTGAATGAAAAAAGCTGGCGTATTCCATCTGTGTTTAAGTTGATCTCTGAGGTTGGACAAATCGAATACCAAGAGATGTATAATATTTTTAATATGGGTATTGGCATGGTCGTTGCGGTTGATCAGAAAGATGCGGCAGATGTACTGGCGCATTTCACAGAACTTGGTGAAACGGCTTATGAAATCGGTGTTGTTACCGAGCAAGAAGGAATCGAAATTAAGGGCTTTGGTGGCCGCCGATGA
- the purD gene encoding phosphoribosylamine--glycine ligase, giving the protein MKVLIIGRGGREHAICQKVSESALVEKVFVAPGNAGMTNVAELIPFVESQHEQLIAFAKEQGVGLTIIGPEVPLLEGLADKFEAAELAVFGPRKAAAEIEGSKSFAKELMKKYQIPTADYAVFTSYEEARQYVEEKGAPIVIKADGLAAGKGVTVAFSKEEALSALEEMLVDAKFGDASSRVVIEEFLSGEEFSLMAFVNGEVVVPLEIAQDHKRAFDGDQGPNTGGMGAYSPVPQIGTDSVQVAIDTVLIPAAKAMVQEGRSFCGILYAGLIKTVDGPKVIEFNARFGDPETQVVLPRLNSDFVSVILELLDGKSPELEWDPQSMVGVVIAAKGYPEVYEKGAELTGLADFNDEVVTFHAGTVLHEKGHFITAGGRVLLVGAKASNLAEAQEKVYGELEKLTCDGVFYRRDIGAKAILSVLR; this is encoded by the coding sequence ATGAAGGTATTAATCATTGGCCGCGGCGGCAGAGAACATGCTATTTGTCAAAAAGTAAGCGAAAGTGCGCTTGTTGAAAAAGTATTTGTCGCACCGGGTAACGCTGGAATGACAAATGTGGCGGAGCTTATTCCGTTTGTGGAATCACAGCACGAACAGTTGATTGCATTTGCGAAAGAACAAGGTGTAGGCTTAACGATTATTGGGCCGGAAGTTCCTTTGTTGGAGGGGCTTGCTGACAAATTTGAAGCGGCAGAGTTGGCTGTGTTTGGACCGCGGAAAGCTGCCGCTGAGATTGAAGGAAGCAAATCTTTTGCGAAAGAATTGATGAAGAAATACCAGATTCCAACTGCAGACTATGCGGTGTTTACTTCGTATGAAGAGGCACGTCAATATGTGGAAGAAAAAGGCGCGCCTATTGTGATCAAGGCGGACGGGTTAGCTGCCGGAAAGGGTGTCACAGTGGCTTTTTCGAAAGAGGAAGCCCTGTCGGCTCTTGAAGAAATGCTTGTGGACGCGAAGTTTGGTGACGCTTCTTCCCGTGTGGTAATTGAGGAATTTTTAAGCGGTGAGGAATTTTCATTGATGGCATTTGTGAATGGCGAAGTGGTCGTGCCGCTTGAAATCGCTCAGGATCATAAGCGGGCATTTGATGGCGACCAGGGGCCGAATACTGGCGGGATGGGTGCTTATTCACCGGTGCCGCAGATTGGAACTGATTCCGTTCAAGTGGCAATCGACACCGTTCTTATTCCGGCTGCAAAAGCGATGGTGCAAGAGGGACGCAGTTTTTGCGGCATTCTATATGCAGGCTTGATAAAAACGGTTGACGGCCCGAAAGTCATCGAGTTTAATGCTCGTTTTGGGGATCCGGAAACGCAGGTGGTGCTGCCAAGACTGAATTCTGACTTTGTTTCAGTGATTCTAGAACTGTTGGATGGAAAAAGCCCTGAGCTTGAGTGGGATCCCCAGTCAATGGTTGGGGTTGTCATCGCTGCAAAAGGGTATCCAGAGGTTTATGAAAAGGGTGCTGAGTTGACAGGGTTAGCTGATTTTAATGATGAAGTCGTAACTTTTCATGCGGGAACGGTTTTACATGAAAAGGGTCATTTTATCACTGCCGGTGGCCGAGTGCTTCTTGTTGGAGCGAAAGCCTCGAACTTGGCGGAAGCCCAAGAAAAGGTGTATGGCGAACTAGAGAAGTTAACTTGTGACGGTGTTTTTTATCGGAGAGATATTGGGGCTAAAGCGATACTTTCTGTTCTAAGGTAA